A section of the Dehalococcoidales bacterium genome encodes:
- a CDS encoding DUF4382 domain-containing protein, with translation MLKRKKKLSGIITAAVILLMITGILLTGCSSAETTAPTTTVVAEGSVIFTVADAAANMEAISSAEITVDSIEAHAQGGAWTTVSTQSQAYDLMELRADGSARLMAQADMASGTYDKIRINVSQLTIADASGAHQCVMPNGVFEMAGQFEVKTGATAAVKADFLLDESLHMASDGRYVFAPVVQLETRNNCEAQVQTSNKVEITGGQVVANVKLGMNLQGEMGVGLGIGPGAVLDISGSGMITIGGGNGGGNGGGNGNIMTATGTLQSVNTVMGTVTINTSGTSLTLGTNASTDIKVGGMVSTVIKLISNVGDAMTVEYDASTNTATSITIQ, from the coding sequence ATGTTGAAACGTAAGAAGAAGCTATCCGGGATCATCACGGCCGCCGTCATCCTGCTCATGATTACGGGAATATTATTAACCGGCTGCTCGAGCGCCGAGACCACGGCCCCCACCACGACCGTGGTCGCAGAAGGCAGCGTGATATTCACCGTAGCCGATGCCGCCGCCAATATGGAAGCGATATCCAGCGCAGAAATAACCGTGGACAGTATCGAAGCGCATGCCCAGGGGGGCGCCTGGACCACGGTTTCCACCCAGAGCCAGGCGTACGACCTCATGGAACTGAGAGCGGACGGCAGCGCGAGGCTGATGGCCCAGGCCGATATGGCTTCAGGTACTTACGATAAAATAAGAATCAATGTTTCCCAGCTTACCATAGCAGACGCCAGCGGCGCTCACCAGTGTGTCATGCCGAACGGCGTTTTTGAAATGGCCGGGCAATTTGAAGTGAAGACCGGCGCCACGGCGGCGGTGAAAGCGGACTTCCTGCTGGACGAATCACTGCACATGGCCAGCGACGGGCGGTATGTCTTCGCGCCGGTAGTGCAGCTTGAAACGCGCAACAATTGTGAGGCGCAGGTACAGACCTCCAACAAAGTAGAAATTACCGGGGGACAGGTAGTAGCCAATGTTAAACTGGGCATGAACCTGCAAGGTGAAATGGGGGTGGGGCTGGGGATAGGCCCGGGCGCGGTCCTTGATATCAGCGGTTCCGGGATGATCACCATCGGGGGAGGCAACGGCGGCGGGAACGGCGGCGGCAACGGGAATATTATGACGGCCACCGGCACGCTGCAATCCGTTAATACCGTCATGGGCACGGTAACCATCAATACCAGCGGGACCAGCCTGACGCTGGGGACAAATGCCAGCACCGATATCAAAGTCGGCGGGATGGTCTCTACGGTCATCAAGCTGATCTCCAACGTAGGCGATGCCAT